The following proteins come from a genomic window of Aphelocoma coerulescens isolate FSJ_1873_10779 chromosome 18, UR_Acoe_1.0, whole genome shotgun sequence:
- the ELAC2 gene encoding zinc phosphodiesterase ELAC protein 2 produces the protein MADGPSAARPARRPKDVPRHVWARERRRNAGTGLAGPNTVYVQVVAAGSRDAGAAVYVFSEFNRYLFNCGEGTQRAMQEHKLKISHLDSIFLSRVSWANVGGLPGMILTLKAIGLQRCVFLGPPKLQNYLKAIRLFPGPLKRMDLAVQLHTEPEYKDETMTVCQIPLTGKPLAAESTFPQSPGASPQGGNSPKGDAGPGSPRAAQQSLEEGKGKESPKKTGDEQKCARRHPDLVTAFLCKIHPRKGKFLAAKAQEMGLPVGTPAILPIITALKNGESITFEGRELFPEELCTPTDPGPVFLVLECPHEGFVDAVCENETFRRYQEGVPEHQVALVIHMTPESVLRDGRYQQWMERFGPGTQHLVLNENSSAVHNPRSYKIQTQLNLIHPEIFPLLTTYQSKEAEAACPVPIVRGECLLKYHLRPQQEWQRDAVTVCDPDSFVSEALDLPDFQTRVKECKESLSAVPGNVGAYPEIVFLGTGSAIPMKIRNVSSTLVNTSATRSLLLDCGEGTFGQLCRHYGEQVDQVLCNLVAVFVSHMHTDHHSGLVNILMERRRAFAALGQAFSPLFLVAPEQIMPWLHEYHNHCEEILGDIKMIPSQSLVKGCENIRPKAKEFVSSLLESYDLAEFQTCEVQHCKNAFACSVIHKSGWKVVYSGDTMPCMALVQMGKNANLLIHEATLEDGMEKEAIEKTHSTTSQAIQTGMKMNAEFIMLNHFSQRYAKIPLFSEDFSEKVGIAFDHMRVRFGDFPAIPKLIPPLKALFADDIVEMEERKEKRELRLLKETALVLDKLTRGDSTEAACQKRKQAKNHQEVPDKKLKTVN, from the exons ATGGCCGACGGGCCCTcggcggcgcggccggcgcGGCGGCCCAAGGACGTGCCCCGGCACGTGTGGGCCCGCGAGCGGCGGCGGAACGCGGGCACGGGCCTGGCGGGGCCCAACACGGTGTACGTGCAGGTGGTGGCGGCCGGGAGCCGCGACGCGGGGGCCGCCGTGTATGTGTTCTCCGAGTTCAACCG GTATCTGTTCAACTGCGGCGAGGGCACGCAGCGCGCCATGCAGGAGCACAA GCTGAAGATCTCCCACCTGGACAGCATCTTCCTCAGCCGCGTGTCCTGGGCCAACGTCGGGGGGCTGCCTG GTATGATTCTCACACTGAAGGCTATAGGGCTTCAGAGGTGTGTGTTCCTGGGGCCACCAAAGCTG CAAAACTACTTGAAAGCCATTCGCCTCTTTCCCGGGCCCCTCAAGAGGATGGATTTAG CTGTGCAGCTGCACACAGAGCCTGAGTACAAGGATGAGACAATGACTGTCTGCCAAATACCTCTGACAG GAAAACCACTGGCTGCTGAAAGTACGTTCCCCCAGAGTCCTGGAGCATCTCCCCAGGGTGGAAATAGCCCCAAAGGGGATGCAGGGCCTGGATCCCCGAGAGCTGCACAGCAAAGCttggaggagggaaagggaaaagaaagcccaAAGAAGACAG GTGATGAGCAGAAGTGTGCTAGGCGGCATCCTGATCTGGTGACAGCTTTTCTGTGTAAA ATTCACCCAAGGAAGGGGAAGTTCCTAGCAGCTAAAGCGCAGGAGATGGGCCTGCCAGT GGGAACTCCAGCCATCCTTCCCATAATTACAGCTCTCAAAAATGGGGAGAGCATCACTTTTGAAGGCAGAGAG ctcttccctgAGGAGCTGTGCACCCCCACTGACCCTGGCCCAGTGTTCCTGGTGCTGGAGTGTCCTCACGAGGGCTTTGTGGATGCTGTCTGTGAAAACGAGACCTTCCGAAG GTACCAGGAGGGAGTTCCTGAGCACCAGGTGGCCTTGGTCATTCACATGACTCCCGAGTCAGTGCTTCGAGATGGCCGCTACCAGCAGTGGATGGAGAG ATTCGGGCCTGGCACTCAGCACTTGGTGCTCAATGAAAACTCCTCTGCTGTGCACAACCCACGCAGCTACAAGATCCAAACTCAGCTGAACCTCATCCACCCAGAGATCTTCCCTCTGCTCACCACCTACCAGAGCAAG GAAGCAGAGGCTGCTTGCCCTGTGCCCATCGTGCGAGGGGAGTGCCTCCTGAAATACCACCTCAGGCCGCAGCAGGAGTGGCAGAG AGATGCTGTGACTGTCTGTGATCCTGACTCGTTTGTTAGTGAAGCCTTGGATCTCCCTGACTTCCAGACCCGTGTGAAGGAGTGCAAAGAGAGCCTGTCTGCCGTACCAG GAAATGTGGGTGCTTATCCTGAGATTGTGTTCTTGGGAACAGGATCTGCAATTCCAATGAAAATCCGCAATGTCAGCTCCACGCTGGTGAACACCAG TGCTACCcgctccctgctgctggactGTGGAGAAGGAACCTTTGGACAGCTCTGCCGCCACTACGGAGAGCAAGTTGACCAAGTGCTGTGTAACCTCGTGGCTGTGTTTGTGTCCCACATGCACACGGATCATCATTCG GGGCTGGTGAATATCCTGATGGAGCGAAGGAGAGCTTTT GCAGCCCTCGGTCAGGCTTTCAGCCCTCTATTTCTGGTAGCACCTGAGCAGATCATGCCTTGGCTACACGAGTACCACAATCACTGTGAGGAGATTCTTGGAGACATCAA AATGATTCCTTCTCAGTCTCTTGTGAAAGGCTGTGAGAACATCAGACCCAAAGCCAAGGAGTTTGTGAGCTCTCTCTTAGAGAGCTACGACctggctgag TTTCAGACCTGTGAAGTCCAACACTGTAAAAATGCTTTTGCATGTTCAGTGATCCACAAGTCTGGCTGGAAAGTAGTTTATTCTGGTGATACAATGCCCTGCATGGCCTTAGTGCAAATGG GTAAAAATGCCAACCTGCTGATCCACGAAGCCACGCTGGAAGATGGCATGGAAAAAGAAGCTATAGAGAAGACCCACAG CACGACCTCCCAGGCCATCCAGACTGGGATGAAGATGAATGCAGAGTTCATCATGCTCAATCACTTCAGTCAGAGATACGCCAAGATCCCGCTGTTCAGCGAAGACTTCAGCGAGAAGGTTGGCATTGCCTTTGACCACATGAGG GTACGTTTCGGTGACTTCCCGGCCATCCCAAAGCTGATCCCGCCCCTGAAGGCTTTGTTTGCAGACGACATCGTGGAGATGGAGGAGCGCAAGGAGAAGCGGGAGCTGCGGCTGCTGAAGGAGACTGCCCTGGTGCTGGACAAACTGACCAGGGGGGACAGCACGGAGGCAGCGTGCCAGAAACGGAAACAAGCCAAGAACCACCAGGAAGTGCCAGACAAGAAGCTTAAAACAGTCAACTGA